The following are encoded in a window of Castanea sativa cultivar Marrone di Chiusa Pesio chromosome 9, ASM4071231v1 genomic DNA:
- the LOC142610863 gene encoding polygalacturonase inhibitor-like — MGSTSRPLLCLFCLALLFYSAISELCNPQDKKVLLKIKQAFNNPYILASWNPNNDCCDWYTVTCDATSHRINSLTILAGNLSGQIPPDVGDLPYLTNLEFHKLSNVTGYIQPAIVKLTHLKSLTLSWLNLTGPIPDFLSKLKNLTSIDFSFNQLSGSIPPSLSQLPNLNGLRLDRNKLSGPIPSSFGNFPQGLYLFLSHNQLTGSIPSSFAHMDFNYIDLSRNKLEGDASVVFGSNKTIQIVDLSRNLLKFNLSKVVFPKSLTSLDLNHNMIYGGLPLELTTLNLQYLNVSYNRLCGQIPVGGKLQSFDYSNYFHNRCLCGSPLPSCK, encoded by the coding sequence ATGGGCAGTACAAGTAGGCCTCTCCTCTGTCTCTTCTGCCTCGCCCTTCTCTTCTACTCTGCTATCTCCGAGCTCTGCAACCCACAAGACAAAAAAGTCTTACTCAAAATCAAACAAGCCTTCAACAACCCTTACATCCTTGCCTCTTGGAACCCAAACAACGATTGTTGTGACTGGTATACTGTCACTTGTGACGCCACCTCTCACCGCATCAACTCCCTCACCATCTTGGCAGGCAACCTCTCTGGCCAAATCCCACCTGATGTTGGTGACCTTCCATACCTCACAAACCTCGAATTCCACAAACTTTCCAATGTCACTGGTTATATCCAACCTGCCATTGTCAAGCTCACACACCTCAAATCCCTCACACTCAGCTGGCTTAATCTAACTGGCCCAATTCCTGATTTCCTCAGCAAACTCAAAAACCTCACATCCATTGACTTCTCATTCAATCAACTCTCTGGCTCTATCCCACCCTCACTTTCACAGCTTCCAAACCTCAATGGACTTCGCTTGGACCGTAACAAACTCAGCGGACCAATCCCCTCCTCTTTCGGTAATTTTCCTCAGGGACTATACCTGTTCCTCTCTCACAACCAACTAACCGGTTCAATCCCATCCTCGTTCGCCCACATGGACTTCAATTATATTGATTTGTCGCGAAACAAACTCGAAGGCGATGCATCCGTGGTTTTCGGATCGAACAAGACCATACAGATCGTGGACTTGTCGAGGAACTTGTTGAAGTTTAATCTGTCAAAGGTGGTGTTCCCAAAGAGTTTGACTTCATTGGATCTAAACCACAACATGATCTATGGAGGTCTTCCTTTGGAGTTGACCACACTGAATTTGCAGTACTTAAATGTGAGTTATAATAGGCTTTGTGGTCAGATTCCAGTGGGTGGTAAATTGCAAAGCTTTGATTATTCGAATTATTTCCACAACCGGTGCTTGTGTGGCTCTCCGCTTCCAAGCTGCAAGTGA
- the LOC142609101 gene encoding uncharacterized protein LOC142609101: protein MRLLSWNCQGLGNPWTGRSLRKIVKEKDPMVCFLMETRLDKEGFENLYSNLPFQNKVIVKNPNAGGGLALLWKKDINLEIINYTVNHVLALVTEEDGFKWYLTGFYGWPEAQNKEKSWKLLQHLKTFVEGPWMVIGDFNAFLHASEKQSTRPPNYAQVEAFREALDSCQLQDIGYRGYPFTWNNKRPGDANTRIRLDRGVANEEWRLRGKSFKFEEVWLLSNECEEAVKEAWGRSGDGAHGLFSIRNKIHACGLELTAWGSAKPDEVALKELQKRLDMLNEVEASEENRVEFLDVSKQMDDLLQKQEIYWAQRSRISWMKHGDRNTKIFHSKASQRRKKNHISGIQNAQGQWVEEVEEVAEVASEYFNNIFSAGVADQMGECLNAVPHKVTNNMLEVLSGDFTAEEVKVALFQMGPTKALGPDGMNALFYQKFWHIVGDDVISAVLDFLNNGNMSPEVLANRLKQVLPDIISPT, encoded by the exons ATGAGGCTTCTTAGTTGGAACTGtcaagggcttgggaacccttggACAGGTCGAAGCCTTCGTAAGATTGTGAAGGAAAAAGATCCCATGGTTTGTTTCCTTATGGAGACTAGACTAGATAAGGAGGGGTTTGAAAATTTATACAGTAACTTACCTTTTCAGAATAAGGTGATTGTTAAAAACCCGAATGCAGGTGGTGGATTAGCTTTATTGTGgaaaaaagatattaatttgGAGATCATTAATTATACTGTAAACCATGTATTGGCTCTTGTCACAGAGGAAGATGGATTTAAATGGTACTTGACTGGGTTTTATGGGTGGCCGGAagcacaaaataaagaaaaatcttgGAAATTGTTACAACACTTGAAGACATTTGTAGAGGGTCCGTGGATGGTTATTGGAGACTTTAATGCATTCTTACATGCCTCGGAGAAGCAAAGTACAAGACCACCTAATTATGCACAGGTTGAAGCGTTTAGGGAAGCGTTGGATTCTTGTCAACTTCAAGATATTGGGTACAGGGGTTATCCGTTTACTTGGAATAATAAGAGACCgggagatgcaaatacaagaatTAGACTTGATAGAGGGGTTGCAAATGAAGAGTGGAGA CTGCGTGGGAAGTCATTTAAATTTGAGGAAGTCTGGCTACTTTCTAATGAGTGTGAAGAAGCTGTTAAGGAGGCGTGGGGTAGGTCTGGAGATGGTGCGCATGGGCTGTTTTCTATCAGAAATAAAATTCATGCATGTGGGCTAGAATTGACAGCTTGGGGTTCGGCCAAACCTGATGAGGTAGCCTTGAAGGAGCTACAAAAAAGGTTGGACATGTTGAATGAAGTCGAAGCTAGTGAAGAAAATAGAGTTGAGTTTTTGGATGTGAGCAAGCAAATGGATGATCTTTTACAAAAGCAAGAAATTTACTGGGCACAACGGTCTAGAATTTCGTGGATGAAGCATGGAGATAGGAATACGAAAATTTTCCATTCTAAAGCATCACAAAGGAGGAAGAAAAATCACATAAGTGGTATACAAAATGCACAAGGGCAGTGGGTGGAAGAGGTAGAGGAGGTGGCTGAAGTAGCTTCAGAgtattttaacaatatttttagtgCAGGTGTAGCTGATCAAATGGGGGAATGTTTGAATGCAGTTCCTCATAAAGTGACAAATAACATGCTGGAAGTCTTGTCGGGAGATTTTACTGCTGAAGAGGTGAAGGTGGCTCTATTCCAAATGGGACCTACGAAAGCTCTAGGACCTGATGGTATGAATGCCTTGTTCTAtcaaaaattttggcatataGTGGGAGATGATGTAATTTCTGCtgtgttggattttttaaataatggaaaTATGTCACCGGAG GTGCTGGCAAACAGATTGAAACAGGTGCTTCCAGATATTATTTCTCCTACCTAG
- the LOC142609103 gene encoding uncharacterized protein LOC142609103, whose amino-acid sequence MKPPIIIPRVPEKPLLLYLTTKDIAIGALLAQYLEETRKDNVVYYISRKMLPYEEKYSPLEKICVALDGKTAKWVLLLSEFDIKYVTRKSVKGRAIVDHLAHRSPEEVKEIQGDFLDEDVMGIETESWKMYFDGATNQNGSDIGVILISQKGTHIPFSGRLNFPTTNNATEYKACIMGLRATLSLGVKELDVYGDSALIISQTQNKWKIKEERYGVPHEIISDNGLHFKGETKKLLRQFNIQHHKSSPYRPQTNEAVEAGNKKIGRILKKNTKNYKEWHLQLAYALWGYRTSIRSSTRATPYSLVYGMEAVLPIEMGVRSLRTVLESQIPKVDWLQSRYDQLCMLDEKRLKALYHIQGY is encoded by the exons ATGAAACCACCAATAATCATCCCACGGGTACCTGAAAagccattgttgttgtatctcacCACTAAAGATATAGCAATAGGGGCTTTACTTGCTCAATACCTAGAGGAGACTAGAAAAGATAATGTCGTATACTACATTAGCAGGAAGATGTTGCCTTATGAAGAAAAGTATTCACCCTTAGAGAAGATATGTGTAGCACTT GATGGAAAGACGGCTAAATGGGTTCTGCTTTTGTCAgaatttgatatcaagtatGTGACTCGTAAATCTGTGAAGGGGAGGGCGATTGTTGATCACTTAGCCCATCGTTCACCAGAAGAAGTTAAGGAGATTCAAGGAGATTTTTTGGATGAAGATGTCATGGGGATTGAAACagaatcatggaagatgtaCTTCGATGGAGCAACAAATCAAAATGGAAGTGACATTGGAGTTATTTTAATTTCACAAAAAGGGACACACATCCCATTTTCTGGCAGACTCAACTTTCCTACCACCAACAATGCCACTGAATATAAAGCCTGCATCATGGGATTACGAGCAACCCTAAGCCTTGGAGTGAAAGAATTAGATGTATATGGTGACTCAGCTTTGATAATCTCCCAGACTCAAAATAaatggaagatcaaagaagaaag ATATGGGGTACCGCATGAAATCATCTCTGACAATGGGCTACATTTTAAAGGAGAAACAAAGAAGCTGCTGCGACAGTTCAACATTCAACACCACAAGTCTTCACCTTACCGTCCTCAAACTAATGAAGCAGTTGAGGCTGGTAACAAAAAAATAGGgcgaattttgaagaaaaacacaaaaaattacaaggaATGGCACCTGCAATTAGCCTATGCACTTTGGGGGTATAGAACATCAATTCGATCCTCCACAAGAGCCACTCCTTATTCATTGGTGTATGGGATGGAAGCAGTCCTTCCCATTGAAATGGGTGTCCGTTCACTAAGGACAGTACTAGAAAGTCAAATACCTAAGGTAGATTGGTTGCAAAGCAGATATGATCAGTTATGCATGCTGGATGAAAAGAGACTAAAAGCCCTGTATCACATTCAGGGATATTAA